The proteins below come from a single bacterium BMS3Abin14 genomic window:
- the porA gene encoding pyruvate synthase subunit PorA, translated as MSTAKKAGKTTTPYPQKVDLQDGNHIGAIAAQHIDFTIMGYYPITPSTQVAEALDAMKAEGKHNITMIPGDGEHGAAGICFGATAGGARVFNATSANGLLFSMEQLPVQSGCRYPMVLNVATRSVSGPLNIKGDHSDIMMALNTGWIILLAKDPQMVYDLDIVAVKLGELPDVRLPVMVAYDGFFTSHQKRRVHYFEDPQVVRDWLGTKVQENHALDPNNPVTIGPYMNEPDLINNKKQQSMAMEAAYKALPGMFQEYGAMSGRTYSLMNTYQMEDADAALFVLNSAYDTAKIAVDMLRAEGKKVGIVAPNVIRPFPREEVIRLFSGTKGLLVGDRADSYGAWNGNMAMEVKAALKDDPANKTRVISRIYGLGGRDFYIEDAVEMLGEALETAKTGKVQVPFEYHGANPGDPESPMERVLDPLTKERTSPGIFRLEETDEGVLLKGFNKRKLAAKPKRILPGHGACPGCGIFPNLNIFLKGIEGNVVVLFATGCGMVVTTGYPYSSHRVTYIHNLFQNGAPTMSGLVEAYHTRVERGELPGDEDFTFIMVTGDGGHDIGQGPSIGTALRGHRMILLEYDNEGYMNTGAQLSFTTPLGHRTSTSNVGPAEKGKSFHHKDTVQIMAGCHMPYVFTAVESQPRDMVRKAAIAQKVAGEEGFVFAKILSICPLGWRTVERDSVSIIQKAVDSCFFPLYEIRHGITRLTYNPEDKGNKIPTMDWLKTMGKTRHLTKPENAHIVEEFQREVDRRWERIKAMHNSPVL; from the coding sequence ATGAGCACAGCAAAAAAAGCCGGTAAAACCACAACACCATACCCTCAGAAAGTGGACCTCCAGGATGGCAACCACATAGGCGCCATTGCCGCCCAGCATATCGATTTCACGATTATGGGCTACTATCCCATTACCCCGTCCACCCAGGTTGCCGAAGCCCTGGACGCCATGAAGGCGGAGGGCAAGCACAATATCACCATGATCCCGGGAGACGGAGAGCATGGCGCAGCGGGTATCTGTTTCGGGGCGACAGCCGGCGGTGCACGCGTTTTCAACGCCACCTCCGCCAACGGCCTTCTCTTTTCCATGGAACAGCTTCCGGTCCAATCCGGATGCCGGTACCCGATGGTCCTGAATGTCGCTACCCGCTCGGTTTCCGGGCCTCTGAATATCAAGGGCGACCACAGCGACATCATGATGGCCCTGAACACGGGCTGGATCATCCTTCTGGCTAAAGATCCCCAGATGGTCTATGACCTGGACATCGTGGCGGTCAAGCTTGGGGAACTTCCCGATGTGAGGCTTCCTGTCATGGTCGCCTACGACGGCTTCTTCACCAGCCACCAGAAGAGGCGTGTCCACTATTTCGAGGATCCTCAGGTCGTCCGGGACTGGCTCGGGACGAAAGTCCAGGAAAATCACGCTCTTGACCCGAACAACCCGGTTACCATCGGGCCCTATATGAATGAACCCGACCTCATAAACAACAAGAAACAGCAATCCATGGCCATGGAGGCCGCATACAAGGCGCTTCCCGGAATGTTCCAGGAGTACGGAGCCATGTCCGGGCGCACCTATTCGCTCATGAATACCTACCAGATGGAGGACGCGGACGCTGCCCTGTTTGTCCTGAACTCGGCCTACGACACTGCCAAAATCGCTGTCGACATGCTTCGTGCCGAGGGCAAAAAAGTCGGCATTGTCGCTCCCAACGTGATCAGGCCATTTCCCAGGGAGGAGGTAATCCGGCTTTTCTCCGGGACAAAGGGCCTCCTGGTTGGTGACAGGGCCGACAGCTACGGGGCCTGGAACGGAAACATGGCCATGGAGGTCAAGGCCGCCCTCAAGGACGATCCTGCCAATAAAACACGCGTAATATCGAGGATTTATGGACTGGGAGGCAGGGACTTCTACATCGAGGATGCTGTTGAGATGCTTGGAGAGGCCCTTGAGACCGCAAAGACCGGGAAGGTCCAGGTCCCTTTCGAGTATCATGGGGCAAATCCCGGCGATCCCGAATCCCCCATGGAGAGGGTGCTCGATCCGTTGACAAAGGAAAGGACATCCCCGGGGATCTTCCGCCTGGAGGAGACGGACGAAGGGGTATTGCTGAAAGGCTTCAACAAGAGAAAGCTTGCCGCCAAGCCCAAGAGGATACTCCCGGGGCACGGCGCCTGCCCCGGATGCGGAATCTTTCCCAATCTGAACATTTTCCTTAAAGGAATCGAGGGAAACGTGGTGGTTCTTTTTGCCACAGGATGCGGGATGGTCGTTACCACCGGTTATCCCTACAGCTCCCACCGGGTGACGTATATTCACAACCTCTTCCAGAACGGGGCCCCAACCATGAGCGGGCTGGTGGAGGCCTACCACACCAGGGTAGAGAGGGGAGAACTGCCGGGGGATGAGGACTTTACCTTCATCATGGTTACCGGTGACGGTGGGCACGACATCGGGCAGGGTCCGAGCATAGGGACCGCACTCCGTGGACACAGGATGATCCTCCTCGAGTATGATAACGAGGGATACATGAATACCGGCGCCCAGTTGTCCTTCACGACGCCCCTGGGACACCGCACTTCCACATCCAACGTGGGGCCGGCGGAGAAGGGCAAATCCTTCCACCACAAGGACACGGTGCAGATAATGGCCGGGTGCCACATGCCCTATGTGTTCACCGCCGTTGAATCCCAGCCGAGGGACATGGTGCGTAAAGCCGCCATAGCCCAGAAGGTGGCCGGAGAGGAAGGGTTCGTTTTCGCCAAGATACTTTCCATCTGCCCTCTGGGCTGGAGGACGGTGGAGAGAGATTCCGTGAGTATCATCCAGAAGGCCGTGGATTCGTGCTTCTTCCCGCTTTACGAGATCAGGCACGGGATAACCCGCCTCACCTATAATCCGGAGGATAAGGGAAACAAGATACCCACAATGGATTGGCTCAAGACCATGGGAAAGACGCGCCACCTCACCAAGCCGGAAAACGCGCATATCGTCGAGGAATTTCAGCGGGAGGTGGACCGGAGGTGGGAACGCATCAAGGCGATGCACAACAGCCCTGTCCTTTAA